In Prunus dulcis chromosome 2, ALMONDv2, whole genome shotgun sequence, a single genomic region encodes these proteins:
- the LOC117619118 gene encoding glutamate synthase [NADH], amyloplastic isoform X3, with translation MRVIGHNGEINTLKGNVNWMKAREGLLKCKELGLSRNELKKLLPIVDASSSDSGAFDGVLEFLVQAGRSLPEAMMMMIPEAWQNDKNMDPHRKALYEYFSSLMEPWDGPALISFTDGRYLGATLDRNGLRPGRFYVTHSGRVIMASEVGVVDIPPEDVSRKGRLNPGMMLLVDFENHIVVDDEALKQQYSLARPYGEWLERQKIELKDIVASVQESDRAPPSIAGVIPASTDDENMENMGIHGLLAPLKAFGYTLESLEMLLLPMAKDGVEALGSMGNDTPLAVMSNREKLTFEYFKQMFAQVTNPPIDPIREKVVTSMECMIGPEGDLTETTEEQCHRLSLKGSLLTIEEMEAIKKMNYRGWRCKVLDITYSKERGREGLEETLDRICAEAREAIKKGYTTLVLSDRAFSPKRVAVSSLLAVGAVHQHLVKNLERTRVGLIIESAEPREVHHFCTLVGFGADAICPYLAIEAIWRLQVDGKIPPKANGVIYSKDELVKKYFKASNYGMMKVLAKMGISTLASYKGAQIFEALGLSSEVIERCFAGTPSRVEGATFEMLAHDELHMHELAFPSRTFPPGSAEAVALPNPGDYHWRKGGEVHLNDPFAISKLQEAARTNSVAAYKEYSKFIHELNKACNLRGLLKFKSTEQKIHLDEVEPASEIVKRFCTGAMSYGSISLEAHTTLAMAMNKIGGKSNTGEGGEQPSRMEPLPDGSRNPKRSAIKQVASGRFGVSSYYLTNADELQIKMAQGAKPGEGGELPGHKVIGDIAVTRNSTAGVGLISPPPHHDIYSIEDLAQLIHDLKNANPTARISVKLVSEVGVGVVASGVVKGHADHVLISGHDGGTGASRWTGIKNAGLPWELGLAETHQTLVANDLRGRTTLQTDGQLKTGRDVAIAALLGAEEFGFSTAPLITLGCIMMRKCHKNTCPVGIATQDPVLREKFAGEPEHVINFFFMVAEELREIMSQLGFRTLNEMVGRSDMLEVDKDVTRNNEKLDNIDLSLLLRPAADLRPDAAQYCVQKQDHGLDMALDHKLISLSKAAIEKSLPVYFETTICNVNRAVGTMLSHEVTKRYNREGLPADTIHIKFNGSAGQSLGAFLCPGIMLELEGDSNDYVGKGLSGGKIVVYPPKKSKFDPKENIVIGNVALYGATSGEAYFNGMAAERFCVRNSGARAVVEGVGDHGCEYMTGGTVVVLGKTGRNFAAGMSGGIAYILDVDGQFRSRCNLELVDLDKLEEEDVMTLKMMIQQHQRHTNSLLASQVLADFGNLLPKFVKVIPREYKRVLANMKDEASKQDAVDEAEQDEPELIEKDAFEELKKLAASSSLNGKSNQTVEDSEIFKRPSQVSDAVKHRGFISYEREGVQYRDPNVRMNDWKEVMEETQPGPLLKTQSARCMDCGTPFCHQENSGCPLGNKIPEFNELVYQNRWHEALERLLETNNFPEFTGRVCPAPCEGSCVLGIIENPVSIKSIECAIIDKAFEEGWMVPRPPLKRTGKRVAIVGSGPAGLAAADQLNRLGHTVTVYERADRIGGLMMYGVPNMKADKVDIVQRRVNLMAEEGVNFVVNASVGNDPLYSLDRLREENNAIILAVGATKPRDLPVPGRELSGVHFAMEFLHANTKSLLDSNLQDGNYISAKGKKVVVIGGGDTGTDCIGTSVRHGCSSIINLELLPQPPRTRAPGNPWPQWPRVFRVDYGHQEVAAKFGKDPRSYEVLTKRFVGDENGAVKGLELVSVKWEKDATGKFQFKEIEGSEEIIEVDLVLLAMGFLGPEATVAEKLGLERDNRSNYKAEYGRFSTNVDGVFAAGDCRRGQSLVVWAISEGRQAAAQVDKYLSIEEEDDHTISNGSHENILKRHQDLSKRNTGSSKHTVMT, from the exons ATGCGTGTCATTGGCCACAATGGAGAAATCAATACCCTTAAAGGAAATGTTAACTG GATGAAGGCACGCGAGGGACTGCTTAAGTGCAAGGAACTTGGTCTATCAAGAAATGAGTTAAAGAAGCTGTTACCAATTGTGGATGCCAGTTCTTCTGATTCAG GAGCTTTTGATGGTGTCCTTGAGTTTCTGGTTCAAGCTGGCAGAAGCCTTCCTGAAgctatgatgatgatgattccTGAAGCATGGCAAAATGACAAGAACATGGATCCTCATAGGAAAGCGCTGTATGAATATTTCTCATCTCTCATGGAGCCATGGGATGGGCCAGCTCTTATATCAT TTACTGATGGTCGCTATTTGGGAGCTACACTGGATCGTAATGGACTTCGGCCTGGTCGATTTTATGTCACCCACAGTGGACGAGTTATTATGGCCAGTGAAGTTGGTGTAGTAGACATTCCTCCAGAAGATGTCAGTAGGAAAGGAAGACTTAACCCTGGAATGATGCTTTTGGTGGATTTTGAGAATCATATTGTTGTAGATGATGAAGCTTTGAAGCAGCAATACTCGTTGGCAAGGCCATACGGGGAGTGGCTTGAGAGGCAAAAGATTGAGCTCAAGGACATAGTAGCTTCTGTTCAAGAATCTGACAGGGCCCCTCCATCCATAGCGGGAGTTATTCCT GCATCTACTGATGATGAAAACATGGAAAACATGGGAATCCATGGTTTATTGGCACCATTGAAAGCTTTTGG CTATACACTTGAATCCCTGGAAATGTTGTTGCTTCCCATGGCAAAAGATGGTGTAGAGGCTCTTGGGTCAATGGGAAACGATACCCCATTGGCTGTCATGTCTAACAGAGAAAAGCTTACGTTTGAGTATTTCAAGCAAATGTTTGCTCAAGTTACAAACCCTCCAATTGATCCCATCCGAGAGAAGGTAGTCACTTCTATGGAATGCATGATTGGTCCGGAGGGTGATCTGACAGAAACCACTGAAGAACAATGTCATCGTCTCTCACTCAAGGGTTCTCTTTTAACCATAGAAGAAATGGAAGCAATCAAAAAAATGAACTACAGAGGTTGGCGTTGCAAAGTTCTTGATATAACTTATTCCAAGGAACGTGGTAGGGAAGGATTGGAGGAGACCTTGGATAGAATCTGTGCTGAAGCACGTGAAGCGATTAAGAAGGGATATACCACACTTGTTCTTTCAGACAGAG CCTTCTCCCCAAAGCGTGTTGCTGTAAGCTCCCTTTTAGCTGTTGGTGCTGTTCATCAACACCTAGTTAAAAATCTTGAACGCACAAGAGTAGGGTTGATAATTGAATCTGCTGAGCCACGTGAAGTACACCATTTCTGTACACTAGTTGGTTTTGGTGCAGATGCTATCTGCCCATACTTGGCTATAGAAGCCATTTGGAGACTGCAGGTTGACGGAAAGATCCCACCAAAAGCTAATGGTGTAATATACTCAAAGGATGAACTGGTTAAAAAGTACTTCAAAGCAAGCAACTATGGAATGATGAAGGTTCTTGCCAAGATGGGGATATCCACTTTAGCCTCTTACAAGGGTGCACAGATTTTTGAAGCTTTGGGTCTTTCATCAGAAGTAATTGAGAGGTGCTTTGCCGGAACCCCTAGTAGGGTTGAGGGTGCAACATTTGAGATGCTTGCTCATGATGAACTTCATATGCACGAGTTGGCATTTCCATCTCGAACTTTTCCTCCAGGAAGTGCAGAAGCAGTTGCACTGCCAAATCCTGGGGATTATCATTGGAGAAAAGGTGGTGAGGTTCACCTAAATGATCCCTTTGCTATTTCAAAACTTCAAGAGGCTGCTAGAACTAACAGTGTGGCTGCATATAAAGAATACTCGAAGTTCAttcatgaattaaacaaagcCTGCAATCTCCGGGGTCTTCTGAAATTTAAAAGCACAGAGCAGAAGATTCACTTGGATGAAGTGGAACCTGCCAGTGAGATTGTAAAACGGTTCTGTACTGGTGCTATGAGTTATGGATCAATATCATTGGAGGCACACACTACACTGGCCATGGCTATGAACAAAATTGGAGGAAAGTCAAATACAG GTGAGGGAGGTGAGCAGCCGTCTCGTATGGAGCCACTTCCAGATGGTTCAAGAAACCCAAAGAGGAGTGCAATTAAGCAGGTTGCTAGTGGCAGATTTGGAGTTTCAAGTTACTATCTTACGAATGCTGATGAACTGCAGATAAAAATGGCTCAG GGGGCCAAGCCTGGTGAAGGAGGTGAGCTTCCTGGGCACAAGGTTATTGGAGACATTGCTGTTACAAGGAATTCTACTGCTGGTGTGGGTCTTATCAGTCCACCTCCCCATCATGATATCTACTCGATTGAAGACCTTGCTCAATTAATTCATGATCTTAAG AATGCTAACCCGACAGCTCGAATTAGCGTAAAGTTAGTATCTGAAGTAGGTGTTGGAGTAGTTGCTAGTGGAGTTGTGAAGGGGCATGCTGACCATGTGTTAATCTCTGGACATGATGGAGGCACAGGGGCCTCTAGATGGACGGGTATTAAGAATGCTGGGCTTCCATGGGAACTTGGTTTGGCTGAGACGCATCAAACCTTGGTTGCTAATGATCTTCGCGGTCGCACAACTCTTCAGACAGATGGCCAACTAAAAACCGGAAGAGATGTTGCCATAGCCGCACTTCTTGGTGCAGAAGAGTTTGGTTTCAGCACAGCACCCCTCATAACTCTTGGCTGCATTATGATGCGGAAGTGCCATAAGAATACCTGTCCTGTTGGCATTGCAACCCAAGATCCAGTACTTCGTGAGAAGTTTGCAGGAGAACCAGAACAtgtcattaattttttctttatggtagCAGAAGAATTGAGAGAAATAATGTCACAGCTTGGTTTCCGTACTTTAAATGAGATGGTTGGTCGTTCAGATATGCTTGAAGTCGATAAAGATGTGACTAGAAACAATGAAAAGCTTGATAACATTGATCTATCCTTATTACTTAGACCTGCAGCAGACCTTCGGCCTGACGCTGCACAATATTGTGTCCAGAAACAGGATCATGGTTTGGACATGGCTCTTGACCACAAACTAATTTCTCTGTCCAAGGCTGCTATTGAAAAGTCTCTTCCTGTATACTTTGAAACAACTATTTGCAATGTGAATCGTGCTGTTGGGACAATGCTTAGCCATGAGGTGACCAAACGTTACAACAGGGAAGGGCTTCCTGCTGACACTATCCATATCAAATTCAATGGAAGTGCAGGACAAAGTCTCGGAGCATTCCTGTGCCCGGGTATCATGCTTGAGCTTGAAGGTGACAGCAATGATTATGTTGGAAAAGGATTGTCAGGTGGAAAGATTGTAGTTTATCCTCCCAAGAAAAGCAAGTTTgatccaaaagaaaatattgtgATCGGTAATGTTGCTCTTTATGGTGCAACTAGTGGAGAGGCATACTTCAATGGAATGGCAGCAGAAAGATTCTGTGTTCGCAATTCTGGTGCTAGGGCAGTTGTCGAAGGCGTTGGGGATCATGGTTGTGAATACATGACCGGTGGCACTGTTGTGGTGCTTGGGAAAACTGGCAGGAACTTTGCTGCTGGTATGAGTGGTGGTATTGCCTACATTCTTGATGTGGATGGGCAATTTCGGTCCCGATGCAATCTCGAGCTTGTAGATCTTGATaaacttgaagaagaagatgtgaTGACCCTTAAAATGATGATACAGCAGCATCAACGGCACACAAACAGCTTGCTGGCCAGTCAAGTACTGGCTGATTTTGGCAATCTTTTGCCTAAGTTTGTCAAGGTTATCCCAAGAGAGTACAAGCGTGTTCTTGCAAATATGAAAGACGAAGCCTCCAAACAGGATGCTGTTGACGAAGCTGAGCAAGACGAACCAGAGTTAATTGAGAAAGATGCTTTTGAAGAACTTAAGAAGTTGgcagcatcatcatcattaaaTGGGAAATCCAATCAG ACGGTAGAGGATTCTGAAATATTTAAGAGGCCTTCTCAGGTCAGCGATGCTGTCAAACATCGCGGTTTTATTTCTTATGAGCGTGAGGGCGTTCAATATAGGGATCCTAATGTTCGGATGAATGACTGGAAGGAAGTTATGGAGGAAACTCAACCTGGACCGCTATTAAAGACTCAGTCAGCCCGTTGCATGGACTGTGGCACTCCTTTCTGCCATCAG GAGAACTCTGGATGTCCTCTTGGTAATAAAATACCCGAGTTCAATGAGCTGGTGTACCAGAATAGGTGGCATGAAGCATTAGAAAGACTTCTAGAGACAAATAACTTCCCTGAGTTTACTGGTCGAGTTTGCCCGGCACCTTGTGAAGGTTCCTGTGTTCTGGGTATTATTGAGAATCCTGTATCTATCAAAAGCATCGAATGTGCCATCATAGACAAGGCTTTTGAGGAAGGTTGGATGGTTCCACGACCTCCTCTCAAGAGAACTGG GAAAAGGGTTGCCATTGTTGGAAGCGGACCAGCTGGTCTAGCTGCTGCTGATCAACTAAACAGATTAGGCCATACGGTGACTGTGTATGAGCGTGCTGATAGAATTGGAGGGCTCATGATGTATGGAGTTCCTAATATGAAGGCTGACAAAGTGGATATAGTTCAACGGCGGGTTAACCTTATGGCTGAGGAAGGTGTCAACTTTGTGGTTAATGCTAGTGTTGGAAATGATCCTTTGTACTCGCTTGATCGCCTTCGAGAGGAGAATAATGCCATTATTTTAGCAGTAGGAGCAACAAAACCAAG GGACCTTCCTGTACCAGGGCGAGAGTTGTCAGGTGTTCATTTTGCTATGGAGTTCCTTCACGCAAACACCAAAAGCTTACTAGATAGCAATCTTCAGGATGGTAACTATATTTCTGCTAAGGGCAAGAAAGTTGTGGTAATTGGTGGAGGTGACACTGGCACTGATTGCATAGGAACATCCGTTAGACATGGCTGTAGTAGCATCATAAATTTGGAGCTTCTCCCTCAGCCACCACGAACAAGGGCTCCAGGAAACCCTTGGCCACAG TGGCCTCGTGTATTCCGGGTAGATTACGGGCACCAAGAAGTTGCAGCTAAGTTTGGCAAAGATCCAAGATCTTATGAGGTGCTTACTAAGAGATTTGTGGGAGATGAGAATGGGGCTGTGAAAGGACTTGAGCTGGTTAGTGTCAAATGGGAGAAGGATGCTACTGGGAAGTTCCAATTCAAGGAAATCGAGGGCTCTGAGGAGATCATCGAGGTTGACCTAGTCCTACTAGCAATGGGTTTCCTTGGACCTGAGGCG ACGGTAGCAGAGAAGTTGGGGTTGGAGCGTGACAATCGCTCAAACTACAAGGCGGAGTATGGTCGGTTCTCAACCAATGTGGATGGGGTATTTGCAGCTGGGGACTGCCGGCGTGGTCAATCCCTGGTGGTGTGGGCAATCTCAGAGGGGCGGCAAGCTGCTGCACAAGTTGACAAATACCTCTCCATTGAGGAAGAAGACGACCACACCATTAGCAATGGCAGCcatgaaaatattttgaagaggCATCAAGATCTTAGCAAGAGGAACACAGGTAGTAGCAAACACACAGTGATGACATAG